Proteins from a single region of Apium graveolens cultivar Ventura chromosome 7, ASM990537v1, whole genome shotgun sequence:
- the LOC141673378 gene encoding uncharacterized protein LOC141673378 — protein sequence MRVFMQAHGVWDAVEPKDANAAIEDKMDKRALAIIYQVIGEDLLISIAGKTTSKTAWEAIKMVHLGADKVQKAKAQTLKAEFESLVMKDTEQLDDFCMKMNSLVTNIRMLGEKVEETYVVKKLLRAVPVKFLQITSAIEQFGDLEKMSVEEVV from the coding sequence ATGCGTGTGTTCATGCAGGCCCATGGTGTATGGGATGCGGTTGAACCCAAAGACGCAAATGCTGCAATTGAAGACAAGATGGATAAGCGAGCTTTGGCTATTATATATCAGGTGATAGGTGAAGATCTGTTAATATCAATAGCTGGCAAAACGACCTCAAAGACAGCTTGGGAGGCAATAAAAATGGTTCACCTTGGAGCAGACAAAGTTCAAAAGGCGAAAGCTCAAACTCTTAAGGCTGAATTTGAGTCTCTTGTCATGAAAGATACAGAACAGCTAGATGATTTCTGCATGAAGATGAATAGCTTGGTGACCAATATCCGGATGTTAGGAGAGAAGGTTGAGGAGACGTATGTCGTCAAAAAGCTCTTGAGAGCAGTACCTGTAAAGTTTCTTCAAATTACATCAGCGATTGAGCAATTTGGAGATTTGGAGAAAATGTCCGTAGAAGAAGTTGTGTGA